One window of Papaver somniferum cultivar HN1 chromosome 9, ASM357369v1, whole genome shotgun sequence genomic DNA carries:
- the LOC113313724 gene encoding lysosomal Pro-X carboxypeptidase-like isoform X2 → MLRVITTNTQKISFLLCLSLGVLLFLSICVSGTTPRLSAIGRKQIEFSRNSISSSLATASSDDYATFFYTQTLDHFNYRPESYETFQQKYVINFKYWGGANVSAPIFVFLGEESNIDADVAGIGFLSDTAPQFKALIVFIEHRYYGKSIPFGSREEAFRNASTLGYFNSAQALADYAEVIINLKKNMSADSSPVIVFGGSYGGILASWFRLKYPHIAHGALASSAPVLYFGDVAPRYGYYSIVSKDYREVSKFCYDVIKESWSLIDSIASHENGLAILGEKFKTCSPLSKSFELKDYLGSVYAESAQYDAPPRYPVTVICGAIDGAPIGTDILSRIQSGAAAFMGEKNCYDMGEFTRHTETIQGWQWQTCSEMVMPIGVDGEDTMFQASPFDLKNFSVSCQSRYNVEPRPHWILNEFGGKDIKSVLQVFASNIIYSNGLRDPYSSGGYVMSS, encoded by the exons ATGCTTAGAGTCATCACCACCAACACTCAAAAAATTTCATTCCTCCTTTGCTTAAGTTTAGGGGTTCTTCTGTTTTTATCAATATGTGTTTCTGGAACAACACCAAGGCTTAGTGCAATTGGGAGAAAGCAAATAGAATTCAGTCGAAATTCTATATCCTCTTCCCTTGCGACTGCATCTTCGGATGACTACGCGACATTCTTTTATACACAAACTTTGGATCACTTCAATTACAGACCAGAAAGCTATGAAACTTTTCAACAAAAGTATGTCATCAATTTCAAATATTGGGGTGGTGCAAATGTTAGTGCACCCATCTTTGTTTTTTTAGGAGAAGAGTCCAATATAGATGCAGATGTTGCTGGGATTGGGTTCCTGTCTGATACTGCTCCTCAATTTAAAGCTCTCATTGTCTTTATAGAG CACCGGTACTATGGAAAATCAATTCCATTTGGATCGAGGGAAGAAGCATTTCGAAATGCTAGTACACTCGGATACTTCAATTCGGCCCAAGCTCTGGCGGATTACGCCGAAGTTATCATTAATCTAAAGAAAAATATGTCCGCTGATTCTTCCCCTGTTATAGTCTTTGGTGGATCTTACGGCGGAA TTCTGGCTTCATGGTTTCGCCTGAAATATCCACACATCGCGCATGGAGCTCTAGCGTCATCTGCACCAGTTCTGTATTTCGGCGACGTTGCACCGAGATACGGATATTATAGCATTGTCTCCAAAGATTATCGA GAAGTTAGCAAGTTTTGCTACGATGTCATTAAAGAATCCTGGTCTCTGATCGATTCAATTGCTTCCCATGAAAATGGTCTTGCTATCCTCGGTGAAAAATTCAAGACTTGCTC TCCTTTAAGCAAATCGTTTGAGCTAAAGGACTACTTAGGTTCTGTTTACGCTGAATCTGCACAATATGATGCTCCACCAAGATACCCAGTTACAGTGATCTGCGGTGCCATCGATGGAGCACCAATAGGAACTGACATTCTTAGTCGGATACAATCAGGTGCTGCGGCTTTTATGGGCGAAAAAAATTGTTATGATATGGGTGAATTTACCCGTCACACCGAAACAATCCAAGGATGGCAATGGCAG ACATGTAGTGAGATGGTAATGCCCATAGGAGTTGATGGCGAGGATACGATGTTTCAGGCATCACCCTTCGATCTTAAGAATTTCTCAGTGTCCTGTCAAAGCCGGTACAATGTGGAACCAAGACCGCATTGGATATTAAATGAGTTCGGAGGAAAG GATATCAAATCGGTGCTTCAAGTATTTGCTAGCAACATCATTTACTCCAATGGATTAAGAGATCCTTACAGCAGTGGAGGGTACGTAATGAGTTCCTAG
- the LOC113313531 gene encoding lysosomal Pro-X carboxypeptidase-like produces MLRFITTNTERNPVLLCLSLWVLFLSICISGTTPRLGAIGRKYGRSAMYSDDYKTFFYTQTLDHFNYRPESYETFQQKYVINFKYWGGATVSAPIFVSLGAEASIDGDVAGIGFLSDNAPQFKALIVFIEHRYYGESIPFGSREEAFRNASTLGYFSSSQALADYAEVITSLKKNLSADYSPVIVIGASYGGMLASWFRLKYPHIAHGALASSAPVLYFDDVAPEYGYLSIVSKDYRETSKSCYDVIKQSWSVIDSVASDENGLAILSEKFKTCSPLNESSELKDYLGSIYTESAQYDAPPKYPVTLICNAIDGAPRGSDILSRVQSGVAAYKGKRNCYDMGEFTGTAETDQGWRWQTCSEMVMPIGDDGKDTMFQASPFDLKNFSRSCRSRYNVEPRPHWILNEFGGKDIKLVLRQFASNIIYSNGLRDPYSSGGVLESISDNVVAITTDKGSHCLDVLHKSWDDPKWLVEQREAEIQIIKTWIDEYNVLRMIQTSKAHRLAR; encoded by the exons ATGCTTAGATTCATCAccaccaacactgaaagaaatccAGTCCTCCTTTGCTTAAGTTTGTGGGTTCTGTTTCTATCAATATGCATCTCTGGAACAACACCAAGGCTTGGTGCAATTGGGAGAAAATACGGTCGAAGTGCAATGTATTCAGATGACTACAAAACTTTCTTTTATACACAAACTCTAGATCACTTCAACTATAGGCCAGAAAGCTATGAAACTTTTCAACAAAAATAtgtgatcaatttcaaatattggGGTGGTGCAACTGTTAGTGCACCTATTTTTGTTTCGTTAGGAGCAGAGGCCAGTATAGATGGAGATGTTGCTGGGATTGGATTCCTGTCTGATAATGCTCCTCAATTTAAAGCTCTCATTGTCTTTATAGAG CACCGGTACTACGGAGAATCGATCCCATTTGGATCCAGGGAAGAAGCATTTCGGAATGCTAGTACACTCGGATACTTTAGTTCGTCCCAAGCTCTGGCAGATTATGCTGAAGTTATCACTAGTTTAAAGAAAAATCTGTCCGCTGATTATTCCCCTGTTATAGTCATTGGTGCATCTTATGGTGGAA TGCTGGCTTCATGGTTTCGCCTGAAATATCCACATATCGCGCATGGAGCTCTAGCATCATCCGCACCGGTTCTGTATTTTGATGACGTTGCACCAGAATATGGATATCTTAGCATTGTCTCCAAAGATTATCGA GAAACTAGCAAGTCTTGTTACGATGTCATTAAGCAATCCTGGTCAGTGATCGATTCAGTTGCCTCTGACGAAAATGGTCTTGCTATACTCAGTGAAAAGTTCAAGACTTGCTC TCCTTTAAACGAATCGTCTGAGCTAAAGGACTACTTAGGTTCTATTTACACTGAATCTGCACAATATGATGCTCCACCAAAATACCCAGTCACTCTGATCTGCAATGCCATCGATGGAGCACCGAGAGGTAGTGACATTCTTAGTCGGGTACAATCAGGTGTTGCGGCTTATAAGGGCAAACGAAATTGCTATGATATGGGTGAATTTACTGGTACAGCCGAAACAGACCAAGGATGGCGATGGCAG ACATGTAGTGAGATGGTAATGCCCATCGGGGATGATGGCAAGGATACGATGTTTCAGGCATCACCCTTCGATCTTAAGAATTTCTCCAGATCCTGCCGAAGCCGGTACAATGTGGAACCAAGACCGCATTGGATATTAAATGAGTTCGGAGGAAAG GATATAAAACTGGTGCTTCGACAATTCGCTAGCAACATCATTTACTCCAATGGATTAAGAGATCCTTACAGCAGTGGAGG AGTGCTGGAGAGTATATCAGACAATGTCGTAGCCATTACCACGGATAAAG gatcacattgtttggacGTACTTCATAAATCATGGGATGATCCAAAGTGGTTAGTTGAACAGAGAGAGGCTGAGATTCAGATTATCAAAACATGGATCGATGAATACAATGTCTTGCGTATGATTCAAACAAGTAAAGCTCACCGCCTGGCTCGTTAG